A region of Maribacter algicola DNA encodes the following proteins:
- a CDS encoding PQQ-dependent sugar dehydrogenase has translation MRITLTILLSLFLFFACKEKTKIVPKKEDTKRPVLWKKSNPEEDDKNGGLILPDSFSAISVVDSIGPSRHLAVNDNGDIYVKLREKEGTLGNIALRDTTGDGRADIIKKFGGFPNDGEFATEMRIHNGHLYFSTEQIIYRQKLTPGKLIPETNPEVILTDRFPLRWHNSKSLAFDKEGYMYVTFSAPTNACEDANSQGKIKGHMPCPMLEYLGSIWRFDKNKLNQIQTDGELYATGIRSIVAFSWNDETNELFAVQHGRDYLHNHAPDDYTEWDQAVLPAEEFMKIEKGNNFGWPYSYYDHFQGKKLLAPEYGGDGKLEAKEYTKPLMGLPAHWAPNDLLFYTGNQFPDRYKNGAFVAFHGSMNRTPYPQAGYIVAFIPFDNGKPFGNWEVFADGFAKTDTIATMPDAKYRPMGLAQDKYGALYISESKEGRIWKIEFKGDKASFGAQQLKKMELLKGKTYIKTPDKVKDKLKS, from the coding sequence ATGAGAATTACCCTTACGATTCTATTATCGCTATTTTTGTTTTTTGCCTGTAAGGAAAAGACTAAGATAGTACCAAAAAAGGAAGACACTAAAAGGCCTGTACTCTGGAAAAAGTCAAACCCTGAAGAAGATGATAAAAATGGTGGTTTAATTTTACCTGATTCGTTTTCTGCGATTTCCGTAGTTGACAGCATTGGACCATCTAGGCATTTGGCTGTAAACGATAATGGTGATATATATGTAAAACTTAGGGAAAAAGAAGGTACACTTGGCAACATTGCGCTCAGGGACACTACAGGGGATGGAAGAGCTGACATTATCAAAAAATTTGGTGGATTTCCCAATGATGGTGAGTTTGCCACTGAAATGCGTATTCATAATGGACATTTATATTTCAGCACAGAACAGATAATCTATCGGCAAAAACTTACACCTGGGAAATTAATACCGGAAACAAATCCAGAAGTTATCCTAACAGATCGGTTTCCCCTTCGATGGCATAATTCAAAATCATTGGCATTTGACAAGGAAGGTTACATGTATGTAACGTTTTCAGCACCCACCAATGCCTGTGAAGATGCCAATTCCCAAGGCAAAATAAAAGGTCATATGCCCTGCCCTATGTTGGAATACCTAGGTAGTATCTGGCGATTTGATAAGAACAAACTTAATCAAATTCAAACGGATGGTGAACTTTATGCCACCGGAATACGAAGTATTGTAGCTTTTTCTTGGAATGATGAAACTAATGAACTTTTCGCAGTCCAGCACGGACGAGACTATCTGCACAACCATGCACCAGATGATTATACAGAGTGGGATCAGGCAGTACTTCCCGCAGAAGAATTCATGAAAATTGAAAAAGGGAATAATTTCGGCTGGCCCTATAGTTACTATGACCATTTTCAAGGTAAGAAGTTGCTAGCCCCGGAATATGGTGGGGATGGAAAACTTGAGGCCAAAGAATACACAAAACCTTTGATGGGACTACCAGCGCATTGGGCCCCAAATGACCTATTGTTTTACACAGGAAATCAATTTCCAGATAGATATAAGAACGGTGCCTTTGTAGCTTTTCATGGATCTATGAACAGAACTCCTTATCCACAAGCAGGTTATATTGTTGCCTTTATTCCTTTTGATAATGGTAAACCATTTGGTAACTGGGAGGTTTTTGCCGATGGATTTGCCAAAACGGACACGATTGCTACCATGCCCGATGCAAAATATAGACCTATGGGACTTGCACAGGATAAATACGGAGCCCTTTATATTTCAGAATCTAAAGAGGGCAGAATTTGGAAAATTGAGTTTAAAGGGGACAAAGCTTCATTTGGGGCTCAACAGTTGAAAAAAATGGAATTACTGAAGGGCAAAACTTATATTAAAACTCCAGACAAGGTAAAAGATAAGTTAAAATCATAG
- the rlmB gene encoding 23S rRNA (guanosine(2251)-2'-O)-methyltransferase RlmB: protein MQETTQIYGIRAIIEAVNSKEEIDKVFLQKGLKGDLIRELESLLRRNEINTVYVPIEKLNRLTKNNHQGAVANISPIKFYSLEELIERTNEKSTPPLFLLLDQLSDVRNFGAIIRTAECTGVDGIIIQKKGAAPVTADTIKTSAGAAFKVPIAKVDHIKDAIFFLQASGIKVVSATEKTNDSVYDISFKVPIAIVMGAEDQGISPSLLKASDHCAKLPLLGEIGSLNVSVACGVFLYEALRQRTRN, encoded by the coding sequence ATGCAAGAAACAACCCAAATCTATGGCATAAGGGCCATTATTGAAGCTGTAAACTCAAAAGAGGAGATAGATAAGGTATTCCTCCAAAAAGGGTTGAAAGGGGATTTAATAAGGGAATTGGAAAGCCTCTTGAGAAGGAACGAAATAAATACGGTCTATGTTCCCATTGAAAAACTAAACCGACTCACCAAGAACAACCATCAAGGTGCGGTTGCGAATATTTCCCCTATTAAGTTTTATTCGTTGGAAGAATTGATAGAACGTACCAATGAAAAAAGTACCCCTCCCCTATTCTTGCTTTTGGACCAACTTTCAGATGTTCGAAATTTTGGTGCGATTATTAGAACGGCGGAATGTACCGGAGTAGACGGAATCATCATTCAAAAAAAAGGTGCCGCACCGGTTACTGCAGATACCATCAAAACATCTGCAGGTGCGGCTTTTAAAGTGCCTATTGCCAAAGTGGACCACATTAAGGACGCCATATTCTTTTTGCAAGCTTCAGGGATTAAAGTTGTATCGGCAACTGAAAAAACCAATGATTCAGTTTACGATATTTCCTTTAAGGTACCTATAGCCATCGTTATGGGAGCAGAAGATCAAGGTATATCCCCTTCCCTTCTAAAAGCTTCGGATCATTGTGCTAAACTACCCTTATTAGGGGAAATAGGATCGCTGAACGTTTCCGTTGCCTGTGGTGTTTTCCTATATGAGGCATTAAGGCAAAGAACTAGAAACTAA
- a CDS encoding rhomboid family intramembrane serine protease produces the protein MSDSEHFKFSNAVLLAPLLGVLAVWSVYWMELLNTTNFNEFGIYPRSLAGLKGIVFSPFIHGSLEHLYNNTIPLAILLAAIFYFYKSIALRVVLLGIVLSGFITWSIGRPSFHIGASGLIYVLASFIFFKGIFTKYFRLVALSLIVVFIYGSLLWYIFPVKEGISWEGHLGGFLTGLIFAFVFDAKVPKPKKYDWEREDYNEADDPFLKHFDADGNFIEAPQPSEGELEDNKVIEIRYVYKPSSKTKDKEDT, from the coding sequence ATGTCCGATTCAGAACATTTTAAATTTTCCAATGCTGTCCTTTTAGCGCCGCTTTTAGGAGTATTGGCTGTTTGGTCCGTTTATTGGATGGAATTGTTGAATACCACCAATTTTAACGAATTTGGTATTTATCCCAGAAGTTTGGCTGGATTAAAGGGAATCGTTTTTAGTCCTTTCATACATGGTTCTTTGGAGCATTTGTATAATAACACCATTCCTTTGGCGATATTATTGGCCGCTATCTTCTATTTCTACAAAAGTATAGCCTTGCGAGTTGTTCTATTGGGTATAGTCTTATCAGGTTTTATTACGTGGAGTATTGGTAGACCTTCCTTTCACATAGGTGCCAGCGGACTTATTTATGTCTTGGCTAGTTTTATATTTTTCAAGGGAATTTTCACCAAATATTTTCGGCTGGTCGCACTTTCACTAATCGTTGTTTTTATCTACGGGAGCTTGTTATGGTATATTTTTCCGGTCAAGGAAGGAATTTCTTGGGAGGGACATTTGGGAGGCTTTTTGACGGGATTGATTTTCGCGTTTGTTTTCGACGCTAAAGTCCCAAAGCCTAAAAAGTATGATTGGGAACGGGAGGATTATAACGAAGCCGATGATCCTTTTTTAAAGCATTTTGATGCAGATGGTAATTTTATAGAAGCCCCCCAGCCCTCAGAGGGGGAGTTGGAAGATAATAAAGTAATTGAGATACGATATGTCTATAAACCATCTTCCAAAACGAAAGATAAGGAGGATACTTAG
- a CDS encoding replication-associated recombination protein A, which translates to MNEPLAERVRPQNLEEYISQNHLVGENGSLTHQIKKGVIPSLILWGPPGTGKTTLANIIAKESQRPFYVLSAINSGVKDIREVIDKAKQAGGLFTAKNPILFIDEIHRFSKSQQDSLLAAVEKGWVTLIGATTENPSFEVIPALLSRCQVYILNPFGKEDLELLLERAMKNDPVLQKKKITLKETEALLRLSGGDGRKLLNVFELVINSEPSEEIIITDDLVLSKAQKNTVLYDKTGEQHYDIVSAFIKSIRGSDPNGAVYWLARMIEGGEDVKFIARRMLISASEDIGLANPTALVIANTTFQAVTTIGYPEARIILSQCAVYLATSPKSNASYMAIGKAQQTVRQTGNLSVPLHLRNAPTKLMKDLGYGADYKYAHDYENNFVNEEFLPDELSGTSFYQPGKNQRENALSDFLKKRWKDKYDF; encoded by the coding sequence ATGAACGAGCCATTAGCGGAGCGGGTACGCCCACAAAACCTGGAAGAATATATCAGCCAGAACCATCTGGTTGGTGAAAACGGTTCATTGACCCACCAGATAAAAAAAGGTGTTATTCCATCCTTGATTTTATGGGGTCCGCCGGGTACGGGAAAAACGACATTGGCCAACATAATTGCCAAAGAAAGTCAGAGACCGTTCTATGTACTGAGTGCCATCAATAGTGGTGTCAAGGACATCAGGGAAGTAATTGATAAGGCAAAACAAGCCGGAGGCTTGTTCACTGCCAAAAACCCAATATTGTTCATAGACGAAATCCATCGGTTTAGCAAATCGCAACAAGATTCACTGTTAGCCGCCGTTGAAAAAGGTTGGGTAACGTTGATAGGTGCCACGACCGAAAATCCCAGTTTTGAAGTCATTCCCGCCCTATTATCCAGATGTCAGGTCTACATCCTGAACCCCTTTGGGAAAGAAGACCTGGAACTTCTTCTAGAAAGGGCGATGAAAAACGACCCGGTCCTTCAAAAGAAGAAAATCACCCTAAAGGAAACTGAGGCACTACTTCGACTCTCCGGTGGGGACGGCCGAAAATTATTGAACGTATTTGAGCTGGTCATCAATTCGGAACCATCGGAAGAAATCATTATTACGGACGACTTGGTCCTGTCCAAGGCCCAAAAAAATACCGTTTTGTACGACAAAACGGGTGAGCAGCATTATGACATTGTATCGGCATTCATTAAATCGATACGAGGCAGCGACCCAAACGGCGCGGTCTACTGGCTGGCGCGAATGATAGAAGGTGGTGAGGACGTAAAATTCATTGCCAGAAGAATGCTGATTTCCGCGTCAGAGGATATAGGACTAGCCAATCCCACCGCATTGGTCATTGCAAATACGACCTTCCAGGCCGTAACGACTATTGGTTATCCAGAAGCCCGAATTATTCTAAGCCAATGTGCGGTCTATTTGGCCACCTCGCCAAAAAGCAACGCCAGTTACATGGCTATTGGCAAAGCGCAACAAACGGTACGCCAAACAGGAAACCTTTCCGTACCCCTGCATTTGAGGAATGCCCCTACCAAACTAATGAAGGATTTGGGTTATGGAGCCGATTATAAGTACGCCCATGATTACGAAAACAATTTTGTAAACGAAGAGTTCCTGCCAGATGAATTATCTGGGACATCGTTTTACCAACCGGGTAAAAATCAACGGGAAAACGCACTAAGCGATTTTTTAAAAAAACGCTGGAAGGATAAGTACGACTTTTAG
- a CDS encoding DUF5723 family protein — MRRILSIFVFTVLLCNFLEGQNKQILYDFNEIPQSLMVNPGVESDFKWYSGIPMISGVSAYAGSNGVSVNDIFAEDGLDINDKVRDRMVYGMGRRDEFSGNVQLELVNIGFRSGNPNLFYSGGAYLELDNITYWPRDYARLVFDGNADQLNRRFDLGDLKTRGSLVAVYHLGVNKKVNKNLTIGARGKLYSGIVDYNSTRNSGYLVNTEGQNNILNTTLSADLSWSTSGFGQLDEASDNGTTGNTIMKRALFGGDLGLGMDLGFSYRLNDQTVFTASVLDLGFIYHSGDTYNYSLSGTASSEGIQINVLRELSNLNRDYWQDLVDEIEELVPFEESNSAYLTFRPTKVNASLRYDFGKPTGSSEDCDCTIQVSGSNEPRMAFRNSVGGHLFLINRPRGPQAAITGFYMRRFGNVLALKATYTADKFSYTNLGFGINLQAGPINLYAMADNLLSYGNIAASNYASFQLGLNIISWGRK; from the coding sequence ATGAGGCGAATACTATCCATATTCGTTTTTACGGTCTTGCTATGCAATTTTCTGGAGGGCCAGAACAAGCAGATTCTTTACGATTTTAATGAAATTCCCCAATCCTTGATGGTGAACCCAGGAGTGGAGAGCGATTTTAAGTGGTATTCAGGAATTCCTATGATATCTGGTGTTTCAGCCTATGCGGGTTCCAATGGGGTTTCCGTCAATGATATTTTTGCCGAGGATGGCCTGGATATTAATGATAAGGTGCGGGATAGAATGGTATACGGTATGGGTCGTAGGGATGAATTTAGCGGCAACGTGCAATTGGAATTGGTCAACATTGGTTTTAGAAGTGGCAATCCCAATCTATTTTATTCCGGTGGAGCCTATTTGGAGTTGGATAATATTACCTATTGGCCCAGGGATTATGCCCGGTTGGTCTTTGATGGCAATGCCGATCAATTGAATAGAAGGTTCGACCTGGGGGACCTAAAAACAAGGGGTTCCTTGGTGGCCGTCTATCATTTGGGCGTTAATAAAAAGGTGAACAAGAACCTGACAATTGGTGCCAGGGGGAAACTGTATTCGGGTATTGTGGATTACAATTCCACCAGAAACAGTGGCTATTTAGTCAATACGGAAGGCCAGAATAATATTCTAAATACAACGCTGAGTGCGGATTTAAGTTGGAGTACATCCGGTTTTGGACAATTGGACGAGGCATCGGATAATGGTACAACAGGGAATACAATAATGAAACGGGCCCTTTTTGGAGGGGATTTGGGTCTGGGTATGGATCTGGGATTTTCATATCGGCTAAATGACCAAACGGTATTCACGGCCAGTGTTTTGGATTTGGGATTTATATACCATAGCGGGGATACCTATAATTATTCGCTTAGCGGTACTGCGAGTTCGGAAGGAATCCAGATCAATGTATTGCGCGAGCTATCGAATTTGAATCGGGATTATTGGCAAGATCTGGTGGATGAAATCGAGGAACTTGTACCTTTTGAAGAAAGTAATTCGGCCTATTTGACCTTTAGGCCCACCAAAGTTAACGCTTCTTTGCGCTATGATTTTGGAAAGCCCACGGGGTCGTCTGAAGACTGTGATTGTACCATTCAGGTATCCGGAAGCAACGAGCCTCGAATGGCCTTTAGGAATTCCGTTGGTGGGCACCTATTTTTAATCAATAGACCAAGAGGGCCGCAAGCGGCCATTACCGGGTTTTACATGCGTAGGTTTGGAAATGTTTTGGCGCTAAAGGCAACCTATACTGCGGATAAATTCAGCTATACCAACCTTGGTTTTGGAATCAATCTGCAAGCCGGCCCGATCAATCTCTACGCCATGGCCGATAACCTGTTATCCTATGGGAACATTGCGGCTAGTAATTATGCATCTTTTCAGTTAGGTTTAAATATTATATCTTGGGGCCGAAAGTAA
- a CDS encoding YjjG family noncanonical pyrimidine nucleotidase, with protein sequence MFKNLVTDVFFDLDHTLWDFERNSSLTFEKILAEQAIDISLKDFLDVYVPTNLAFWKLYREEKITKENLRYQRLKTVFDQLGLSIEDEVIHSLSREYINHLSSYTHLFPDTMEVLKYLRPRYRLHIITNGFQEIQEKKLKNSGIHHFFEHIVDSEMAGVKKPNPIIFELALERAKVNPQKSLMIGDSLEADILGAKSVGLHTLHFNAHGDPVHDHAPIITQLREIKTYL encoded by the coding sequence ATGTTTAAGAATCTGGTGACCGACGTATTTTTTGATTTGGACCATACCCTGTGGGACTTTGAGAGAAACTCTTCGCTGACTTTTGAAAAGATATTGGCGGAACAGGCCATCGATATTTCGCTTAAGGATTTTTTGGATGTATATGTTCCTACAAATCTGGCTTTTTGGAAATTGTATCGGGAGGAGAAAATAACCAAGGAGAATCTAAGATATCAACGTTTAAAAACGGTGTTCGACCAATTAGGGCTAAGCATTGAAGATGAGGTCATCCACAGTTTGTCCAGGGAATACATCAATCATTTATCCTCCTATACCCACTTGTTTCCAGATACTATGGAGGTCCTTAAGTACCTAAGACCTAGATATCGGCTCCATATCATTACGAACGGATTTCAGGAAATTCAGGAAAAAAAGTTGAAAAATTCCGGTATTCACCATTTTTTTGAGCACATTGTGGATTCTGAAATGGCGGGGGTGAAGAAGCCCAACCCTATCATTTTTGAGCTGGCACTGGAAAGGGCGAAAGTCAATCCGCAGAAATCCTTGATGATAGGGGATAGTTTGGAAGCGGATATTCTTGGAGCCAAATCCGTTGGTCTGCATACCTTACACTTCAATGCCCATGGCGACCCAGTTCATGACCATGCCCCCATTATCACCCAACTTAGGGAAATAAAAACCTATTTATAG
- a CDS encoding polysaccharide deacetylase family protein, with the protein MKQVFTKILGIEIGFTTKVEDFIKHKNEKITYTKQPLQNEFFVRSHELLFEQGINDVEINVMSWDNVPCFFFAGERSNLPFDIFAASFYLISRYEEYLPHVKDAHGRFPSKGSLAYEHKFLERPVVDIWAMKLFVILKERFPSLVQGPRKYKYLSLIDVTTSHCYANRGVIRGAAGFLLDLGTFRIKRLIERIAVGLNIKKDPYDNFATLIEWHKKLKINSIFFFQFANYSKYDKNVSTNSNNFRSLIKYIGDYSTVALAASYSSFNNIELLKDEKQNLEDVVNRPVNYSRMRYNRVDVPETYRNLIAAEFTDDFTMGYSHQIGFRAGTCTPFQFYDIPLEVQQPIKVFPFVLHDYALREIGKKRELERRMDAIYNEIKLVKGTFISIFSNELLGSDHTFDWKEVYHQLISKYHV; encoded by the coding sequence ATGAAGCAGGTATTTACCAAAATATTGGGTATAGAAATAGGTTTTACCACCAAAGTCGAGGATTTCATAAAACACAAGAACGAAAAGATAACCTACACCAAACAGCCCCTACAGAACGAGTTCTTTGTGCGTAGTCACGAGCTGTTGTTCGAACAAGGTATCAACGATGTGGAGATCAACGTAATGAGCTGGGACAATGTTCCGTGTTTTTTTTTCGCCGGGGAACGTAGTAATTTGCCCTTTGATATTTTTGCCGCTTCCTTTTATCTGATCAGTAGGTATGAGGAATATTTGCCTCATGTAAAGGATGCACATGGACGTTTTCCGTCCAAAGGTAGTTTGGCCTATGAGCACAAGTTTTTGGAACGTCCTGTGGTAGATATCTGGGCTATGAAACTTTTTGTGATTTTAAAGGAAAGGTTCCCTAGTTTGGTACAGGGCCCAAGAAAATACAAATATTTATCGCTTATCGATGTGACCACTTCCCATTGTTATGCGAATAGGGGAGTCATACGGGGGGCTGCCGGTTTTTTACTGGATCTGGGAACTTTCAGGATAAAAAGGCTGATAGAAAGAATTGCGGTGGGACTGAACATTAAAAAAGATCCGTATGACAATTTCGCCACCTTAATAGAGTGGCACAAAAAGCTGAAAATCAATAGTATCTTCTTTTTTCAGTTTGCCAACTATTCCAAATACGATAAAAACGTATCCACCAACAGCAATAATTTTAGGTCCTTGATAAAGTACATAGGAGATTATTCCACAGTGGCTTTGGCCGCCTCCTATAGCTCTTTCAACAATATTGAGCTATTGAAAGACGAAAAGCAAAACCTGGAGGATGTGGTCAATAGACCTGTAAACTATTCCAGGATGCGTTACAATCGAGTGGACGTTCCTGAAACCTATAGAAATCTCATCGCAGCGGAATTCACGGATGATTTCACCATGGGGTATAGCCATCAAATTGGGTTTAGGGCAGGTACCTGTACGCCCTTCCAATTTTATGATATTCCACTGGAAGTGCAGCAACCAATAAAGGTTTTTCCTTTTGTGCTGCATGATTATGCCCTTAGGGAAATTGGGAAGAAAAGGGAATTGGAACGACGAATGGACGCCATTTACAATGAAATAAAACTGGTGAAGGGTACGTTCATTTCAATTTTTTCGAACGAATTGTTGGGATCAGACCATACCTTCGATTGGAAGGAAGTATACCATCAATTAATAAGTAAGTACCATGTTTAA
- the radC gene encoding RadC family protein yields the protein MGEKPISFSIKNWSDDDKPREKLLHKGRSALSDAELIAILIGSGNREESAVELSKRILASVDNNLNELGKLSIQQLMKFKGIGEAKAISIAAALEMGRRRRGEDFLKIEKIGSSQDAFEVLQPIMGELQHEEFWILYLNNSNKIMHKAQLSKGGITGTLVDVRLLMKQSLELGAVALILAHNHPSGTLKPSQADKEITHKIKNASESLDIRVLDHLIITQKEYFSFADNQLL from the coding sequence ATGGGAGAAAAACCTATTTCTTTTTCAATAAAAAATTGGTCCGATGACGACAAGCCTAGGGAGAAACTACTTCATAAAGGCCGTTCCGCCCTTTCCGATGCGGAACTTATCGCCATTTTGATAGGGTCGGGAAACAGGGAGGAAAGCGCCGTGGAACTTTCCAAACGTATATTGGCTTCCGTGGACAACAACCTGAACGAACTTGGGAAACTTTCCATTCAACAATTAATGAAGTTCAAGGGCATTGGTGAGGCCAAGGCGATAAGTATTGCCGCAGCTTTGGAAATGGGCCGGCGGCGTAGGGGGGAGGATTTCCTAAAAATCGAGAAAATAGGCAGTAGCCAGGACGCCTTTGAAGTCCTACAGCCCATCATGGGTGAACTGCAACACGAGGAATTTTGGATTTTATACTTGAACAATTCCAATAAGATTATGCATAAGGCCCAGTTGAGTAAAGGAGGTATAACAGGAACTTTGGTGGATGTGCGTTTGCTCATGAAACAGTCTTTGGAATTGGGGGCCGTGGCCCTGATTTTGGCGCACAACCATCCTTCGGGGACGTTAAAACCCAGTCAGGCCGATAAAGAAATCACCCATAAGATCAAAAATGCTTCGGAGTCCTTGGACATTCGTGTTCTGGACCACCTTATCATCACACAAAAGGAATATTTTAGTTTTGCCGATAATCAGTTGTTGTAA
- a CDS encoding UDP-N-acetylmuramate--L-alanine ligase, with protein sequence MRIHFIAIGGSAMHNLALALAHKGYHITGSDDVIFEPSKSRLEAKGLLPEQFGWFPEKVQRDLDAVVLGMHAKADNPELLRAQELGLTIYSYPEFLYEHSKNKTRVVIGGSHGKTTITSMILHVLNYHQISVDYMVGAQLEGFDRMVHLTEENDFIVLEGDEYLSSPIDRRPKFHLYRPNIALLSGIAWDHINVFPTFENYVEQFRIFVDSIVEGGSITFNEEDSVVKEVVEASENQIRKLPYSTPDYEVMNGETLLSTPEGPMPIAVFGKHNLGNLAGAKWICQNMGVDEEDFYEAIASFKGASKRLEKIAEGKNCIAFKDFAHAPSKVMATTTAVKEQFPDRKLIACLELHTYSSFNPEFLKQYKGALDAADEAVIFFLPESVAIKKLKEVTPEQIMEAFAQNDLKVFRDAESFHSFIQHMDYSNTTLLLMSSGNYGGLDLNEVKQIVEH encoded by the coding sequence ATGCGAATACATTTTATTGCCATTGGGGGCAGTGCCATGCACAACCTGGCCTTGGCCCTTGCCCACAAGGGATATCACATAACCGGGAGTGACGATGTTATTTTTGAACCGTCAAAATCCAGATTGGAAGCCAAGGGGCTTTTACCGGAACAATTTGGGTGGTTTCCGGAAAAAGTCCAAAGGGACTTGGACGCTGTGGTACTTGGAATGCATGCGAAAGCCGACAATCCAGAATTGCTAAGGGCTCAAGAGCTTGGTTTGACGATTTATTCCTATCCCGAATTTCTATACGAACATTCCAAAAACAAAACCAGGGTTGTTATAGGCGGTAGCCACGGCAAAACGACCATTACGTCCATGATCTTGCATGTGCTCAACTATCATCAGATTTCTGTAGACTATATGGTAGGAGCCCAATTGGAAGGTTTTGACAGAATGGTGCATTTGACAGAGGAGAACGATTTTATCGTTTTGGAAGGGGACGAATATTTATCCTCGCCCATAGATAGGAGGCCAAAATTCCATTTATATCGACCGAATATTGCTCTATTGAGCGGAATCGCCTGGGATCACATCAATGTGTTTCCAACTTTTGAAAATTATGTTGAACAGTTTCGCATTTTTGTGGATAGCATCGTTGAAGGTGGCAGTATCACATTCAATGAAGAGGACTCGGTCGTAAAGGAAGTTGTGGAAGCTTCGGAAAACCAAATAAGAAAACTCCCGTATAGCACGCCCGATTATGAAGTAATGAATGGGGAAACTCTGTTGTCAACGCCTGAAGGGCCTATGCCCATTGCGGTATTTGGCAAGCACAACCTGGGCAATTTGGCGGGAGCCAAATGGATCTGTCAGAATATGGGCGTGGACGAGGAAGACTTTTATGAAGCGATAGCATCTTTTAAAGGGGCTTCCAAAAGATTGGAAAAAATAGCGGAGGGCAAGAATTGCATAGCCTTTAAGGATTTTGCCCATGCGCCCAGTAAGGTCATGGCTACTACCACGGCCGTGAAGGAACAATTCCCGGACAGAAAATTGATTGCCTGTTTGGAACTGCATACGTATAGTAGCTTTAACCCGGAGTTTTTGAAACAATACAAGGGAGCCTTAGATGCAGCGGACGAGGCCGTTATTTTCTTTTTGCCGGAATCCGTGGCCATTAAAAAATTGAAGGAAGTTACCCCGGAACAGATTATGGAGGCTTTTGCTCAAAACGATCTTAAGGTTTTTAGAGATGCGGAATCTTTTCATTCGTTCATCCAACATATGGATTATTCCAATACGACACTTCTATTGATGAGTTCCGGTAATTATGGTGGATTGGATTTGAACGAAGTAAAGCAAATTGTAGAGCATTGA